TAGGAAACCAGTTGGGTTTTGTGTCATTTTGCTAATgtcatgcagtgtttttgtgtcGTATGCTCGCTGTTTGTTGGTTCGGTTAACGGTGAAGATATCACAACTTGGTGTTGCACATTTTTGTCGAGCCAATAAGTGTCACTCTGAGTGTGCGTTCAACCCTTGATGAAGACACAAGCCGAATcctaaaaaccaaacaaaaagagTTGTCCATAGGGAGCATCCCTGCACAACCCTCAGGCTTAACATCTGTGAACGGGCGTCGAATTTAAAAAGAAGAGGGGTGAAAAAGAAACAGAAGAAGTGACACAGAGATGATACTGgttaagagagtgagacatggtATCAAGCTTACCATCGCACTCTCTTTTTTCTTGGGGCTGAAGATTTACACAATGAAATAAATGTTCATTCATCATATGTATCTGTCATTATTTAGAGAATGAGTAAAGGAGGATGAGCGACTctgtgcacgcacaaacacacacacacacacaaaggaggaTGATCGACTCTGCGcttgcacaaacaaacacacacacacacacagaccactgATAAAACGTTTTCAGTTGGACCGAGGGAAAAGGTCACTTGAAAACAAATCTTTTCAATGTAAACAATCATATCATCCCCAAAACAAATAATAATTCAGACGAATACAGACTTCATCTTAATGCTGTACATCCAAAGCTTAGAGTGCCACTGTCAAAGTAGCACTGTGAGGTGTATATCGACATAAAGAACGTGTGATAGTATAAACTCGTGTGACGTCACTGTTTTAATGTTGAAGACATACTCAACAGCAATGTGCCTACTGGACTATTGCACAATAATTCCGTCCCCCACTTTCAACATTTTGGGGACACGCTTGAAAATAAAAAGCTTGCAGGGGCCTCATTTATGAAATTGTACTTGGGTCTCTTATTCAACTTGATTGTAAAATCATCTCTCAAAATGTGCCAACTCTTTCTTTACAAAATGGACCATTAACTAATTTATGTTAAGAGCCTTGCACCTAGCCTTACGCACTGAATATGCCCTGAATATAAATAACACTCATGTCTGTATCACATATAAAATAATCAAGCAACTTCAGTTTGAGCACGCATGAATGAGCTCTGCACGTGTGTGTAATCACCCACATTTAGCATCACTCACCATACTAACACAATGCAGAGCAGTGGCATATGGAGAGCCATGTATATGTGGGTTTTCTTTCCAATCCAACACTACAGCTGATTTCACGAATCAGTCTTTCCCTGTCCGGTTGAAGGTGTGTTTTATCAGTGTTGGACTGGGAaggaaacctgcatacacatgaccCGCCATGGCACACGGTTGAGTACCACTGGTGTAGAGGTTAAAGATGCCTCGATTGCAGTCATCAAAAACACTTTTATATGGCTTAATATATGCAACAAAACAATAGTGGTGGCATATGCTTCGTGTACTGTAAGTGGTCGAGGCTCAGCATAGTGCCAGTGCTTGTCCATAAACCTGTTTATAAATGAGCTCCAGGTGTGTTAGTACCGTGCCAGATAAACAGCCTCTTAAACCTCTCACAGCTCTTGGGACCGTTATCGGCAATGACTCAAAAATATGGCATATTTATGCGTAAGAGTAGGATAATGGAATATCACGTGTGTGTTATTATTGCAAGGATTAATAGATCTCAGATTAATGGCCGTTTATGCGTGCACCCTCCAAGAGCACTGCTCTAATGGAGATTCACTAACAGGTCTCAGATTGTGTAGTCAGCCTATAATTTAGGGTGTGTTTCTCAAGGGCTGCACAGCAAGACTGCTTTCGCTATTCTGCAGTtgttggaaaaaaacaaacaaacaaaaagctaCGTAGGGTTGCACCATCTTGAAAAGCCACTGGATGATCAGAAACACCGGCTGTGCAATCCGCTCAGTGCAGTCATCCAATACACATCTACAAGTTACGTCGCAATAGCCATGCCTTCTTCATTTCAACGCCGTACACATCCTCCATTTAGTGTGAAAAGGTACCAAAGCGGATCAGTGAGGAGCGCAACATTTAAAAGGTCAACAGCATTGAAACATAGCAGATGTGGAGGTGGCCCTGCACCTCTGTACTGAGCAACTAGGCGGTAACACAAGGAACCTCAAAAGGTGTGAGTGAAGTGGGACACTGAGTGCGTTTTGATGGACACAGGGCGGCAAGACCGGACAGTTCATCTCATCTTCAACATTGTCACACACCTTCATGTCATCAGTGAGAAAATTGTTGTTTTCAGTAATCCAATATTTTAACAATCTTGTACTTATACTGCATCCAGTCCTTTTTTGTCATTACACAGACTGTGCAAGTTAATAATGTATGCCTAAAACTGCAACAGTGCATGAAAATGCAATAAATCCTTGGCTCACCCTCACTTAAGCGTTGCATACTGTGagatctctctccacacactgagTAACTGCAATCCATTGAATTTCGAGTCACCCTTCGTGTCTTTGCGGCAACTAATTGAAggcaatgtgtgtgtatgtatgtgtgtgtgtgtgtgtgtgtgtacgtcacTGCCACTGTCAACATCCCCATCACTGTCACTGCGTCTGTGTGTCTGGGCTGACGCGGTCCTGGAAGATGTACAGGTTGTTAGTGGCTGCAATGGCAATGATGTTCTCGTTTGGGTGCCAGGCCATGTGCAGGATCTTCTTGGTGAAGTCCAGACTATCTACCCCCACATCTCCGCGACGACGTTTGCCGCCGGTGTAGACGCGTCGTGTCCGGAGCACAGCCCGAGGCTTGCTGCTCTCCCGCCACGCTTCCAGGGTCACTCCCCGCCCTGTCTCCCTGTCAAACATCCGGAAGAAGCTGTTGTACGCTCCCGTCATGATCAcactgaggagaggagaggaaaaaggAGGATAATGGAGAAAGTGGGTTACATTGTGGAGGACAGCAGATTGTGTCTAGAGAGTCAGATTTTGCCGATATGGCATCCAATCAATCATAAACAAGGAAAAAAGGATTATGGGAAGGAACAGCAGGAGAAGCTGAGGACGAGTAGATAGATTTGGTGTCAGATAAGGGAGGAGGCAAGCAAGGCAATACAGTTAATTACTGCTACTGCACGCacatgcaccaacacacacaaacacacacacacacaaaacaggccgCTGGAGTGTCGTTCGAAAGGTTGGATAGCATCAGAAAGCTGTTTTTGGTTAGTcggattctggggggggggtatgcgtcTGTTTTTTTTTGCAACCTTATGAAAGTACCATTTCAAAATCTTTCCACAGTTTCCGCCACGACTGTCCAGGTTTGCTAAGGTATGAAAATGGGTGAGGTTTCAAGTGGTTTTGCAaaacgtgtctgtctgtgtcttcacaCAACTCCGCCGCCGTGCTGACTGCTCACTGCTCACCATGAAAAGctttggggaaaaaaagcctCTGAGGGTGCTTAGGTTATATACACGTTTGTTTGACTCTTCGAAACACATCGAAATTCATGTCTTACAAAGACTTCCCGTTTATAATCCCACTCCTTTCTGTGACAGACAGCTTCTTGCCCCTCCTTAGAGTTTAGCTGTTTGGAAAAGGTATGAGTCGTACAAACTAGTTTGTTTGCAGCATGCAGAaggccttacacacacacacacacactaacacaaacccTCTTTCTCTTTTGCACAAATGTATCTACCACACCGTCTTACCTATCTGTGCTGTTCCAGACACACTCAAACTTGTCGAAGATGCAGTCGTTCTCATAGAGCGAGCACAGCTTACTGCGGAGGTACTCATGCACCTGGGGGTAGGGCAGCGACAGACAGGTCATCCTACACGGCTGGTTAAATACATGACACCAAACAGGCTTATCCACTCAAAGAGTTTAGCAACTACAATATACAATGTGACTTTCGATTGTTTCTATCAGTTTGATGCATGTCACATGACTCTCATTTGGTTTCAGTTAATCCTCATTGTGTTAAAAAGACACAGTTAGTTGATGTCTGCAGTAAAATGCTAATGTTCTGTCCATCTGCTGGGCAGTGTGATCGGGCGTTATGGCGTTGTTTGTTGAAGGGAGTGCCCGGAGGCTGAGCAAGCTAAACAAGAGAGctagcggggcgtccgggtagcgtggcggtctattccgttggctaccaacatggggatcgccggttcaaatccccgtgttacctccggattggtcgggtgtccctacagacacaattggccgtgtctgcgggtgagaagccggatgtaggtatgtgtcctggtcgctgcactagtgcctcctctggccggtcggggcgcctgttcagggggggaggtggaactttgggggggggggggtagcgtgatcctcccacacgctatgtccccctggtgaaactcctcactgtcaggtgaaaagaagcaggtggcaactccacgtgtatcagaggaggcatgtggtagtctgcaaccctccctggatcagcagggggATGAAGCAGtggccaggatggctcggaagagtggggccaagcacaattggggagaaaaaggggtggggaaaaaaaacaaaaaacaggcgaGCTCGCACAGTCACCAGACTTAACCTGGACTCTGGAGAACGTGCTGGGGAAAAAGAAGGTGGGCAAACTGCCGGCTATCATGGACGTCATCACCCATCTTCTTCATGACGCCCTGGTTAAAACAGTACAGCTCCTCCAGCAAAAGGCTGCTACAACTCAAAGTGCACCAAGGAGCATTTGAGGAAGTACTTCGTGCCAGCAGCAGTCAGATTTTTTAAGCGTGCCTGCTCTTTGACAGGGTGGTGACACCTGAGTCTTTCATACGGGCTTAATGCCAGCTGGATTTGGCTATTTAACTGCTTTTACTCATTTATTTTTTCCACACAACTACTTATGTAACTGCCCTTTATGTACATTCAGATTCAAGAACTTTGTTGTCATTGTGCAAGCACAATGACATTGcagttgtgtcaacctcaaaatggtgcatacataaaagagattagaaatatgaaatatcagcaataaaaagtacagagtctaaacgatataagtgcaaaatataagcagtataaggtataaaatacaatacagttaacaacaaaatacaatttacgaggtgcaaaaacatcatcagcaaaaatgcagtaaaggtgtggtggacagatatgaagtggcttcgcatgacatgtgagtaaatattgcaaatattgcacgtgcccaatggtggcagcacatcagtcttgTAGGACTGAGGAGATGTCTGAGTTCATCAGTACCAcaagctgtttttcagtctctttgtgcACATGTAGATTGATTGGAAGCGCCTACCTGATGGGAGGAGCTGAACtagatggtgtccagggtgtgtaacaTCTTTTAGGATGTTCTTGGCCCTCCTCACACagcgagtgctgtgaagatgttgtagtgaaggcagctcaatgCCAATAATGTCCCGTGCTGTTTCCACAACACGCTTGGAGGgcttttttgtcagctttggtgcagctgctggaccgggctgtcatgcagtttgttaggatgctctctgtggtgcatctATAAAAGTTGATGAGCCGCTTTTGGGGGAGGTTGGCTCGCCTTAGCCTCCTCAGGAGATAAAGGCTTTGTTGTGCCTTACCCACcactgctgaggtgctgtcagcccAGGAGAGGTGAAGGACCTTTATCTTACCTAATCTTGTGTTTTTGTATCTTTGCTATTTAGTTTTGCATTGGTTAGTGTACAAAGTTGCATGTCATACTTGAACCTTATACAAGAAACAGCAAGGTTTGGAAACAAGTTTGACAGGCTAAAGCTTCACCTACGTAtgtaaatctcatctcatctcatcatcagctgcttctccggggtcgggtcgcggtggcagcaagcgaagtagggcactccagacgtccctctcccccagcaatgccctccagctcctcctgggggatcccaaggcgttcccaggccagattggacatgtagtccctccagcaagttctgggtctaccctggggtctcctcccagctggatgtgctcggaaaacctccaaaggacggcacctaggaggcatcctaatcagatgcccgaaccacttcaactggctccttttcgacacaaaggagcagcggctctactctgagctccctccagatgtgcgaacttctcaccctatctctaaggctgagcccagacaccctatgaaggaaaaagccacttgtatctgcaatctcaccctttcggtcactacccaaagctcatgaccataggtgagggttggatcgaagattgactggtaagttGAGAGCCTTCaatctcagctccctcttcaccacaacggatcggtacaacatccgcattactgctgatgctgcatcaatccatctgtcaatcacccgctccatcctcccctcactcgtgaacaagaccctgagatacttgaactccttcacttgaggcaacaactcatccccaacccgcagggagcaatccaccattttctggtatgTAAATAAAGTAAGATATTAAAAAGATGCTAGCACTTAATTGACCCACAGTACAAACACAACAGATATGAACATGTGATTTGATATTACTGCAGTATAACATGCACTGTTGGACTTGGTAGTCTTAAGTTGACTAAGTTTAATCATCAAAGATACTTTGGTAAGCCAAGAGTGGAAAAAAAAGGGTATCCTAGCCCTTGATACAGTTTGGCAGACCTACTATGCAACAAGCATAGATGATGGATGTTTCAACTGACCTGGTATGTCTCCACAGGGCCCTTATCCATGTTTAGGTCCCACACCTTGGCTGTGAGATAGTCCCTGGTCAGCAGGTAGCGTCCGCTGTGGCTGAACTTAACATCCGACACAGAGGATATGATTTCCGAGAAAAACGACCGACTTCCTGGGTCCTCTGGCTCCTCAAACACTGCACATGGATGGAGGAGAGAATCAGATTCATTTCCGTGCAGATGACCTGAATAAGACTCCCAAAATATTACAGAATTCAGtgcatttacattttctcattataACATCGTTCTGGATTCTTACACTGGATTCTTATAAAGGATTATTTAGTTGGATAAATCTGATATTTAATACAAAAGAATAACCCTGACTGAGATATCAACAGAACTTCTTTATGCTATTTCAGTAAGGGACCGTGTGGATTATGCATAGTTGTAATGTCACATGTACATGGATCAGGTATCATCGCTGTCATTATCTTACATGGTCATTGTGTGTATATTGTAAGTGCAGTCTCCACAACATGCTCACATTTGGTGTGTCTGTCACAGAGGGCGGAGGCTCTCATGTCACAGAGGCGCAGCGTGCCCTTGCTGCTGCTGTACACAAAGAGGTGGCAGTGCTGAGGGTGGAACTCTGCCGCTGTGATCACCTCTGTCAGGTCCTCCATGTTGGCTGGCTTGATGTCCACAATGTCTGAGGACCCGTCAGGGACCATAAAACATGAAAAGAGTGCCGCACTGTGCTGGCAGTCCACCACAGAAGTCCCCAGCATCAGTCTGCTATTCGCCATGGCAGGATTTTCTAAGATGCACTGAATACGTTAACGCTGTATGGTAGAGCGCCACAATGCACAGAGCTTATTTGTAATCGTTTGCTGTCTTTTTGTGCAGGGTGCAAAACGATACCTTTCACTGTCTGAATGAATATTTAGGAACACTGACATTTTTTTCCATTGATATTTAGGTTGAGCATcctaccaagtcaaattcctagtATGTGATAAATTTACAGGGTTGAAAGTAAAACATGGCGATTTCTGCTGAGATGGTATTACAGGACAGAAGCAGACCAACAAGCATGCTCACAGCACACAGCAATGTTAGACTGCCAGAATATGTGTGCAATACTAGGAAAGAGTGTAAAAATAGGAGGTGGCATatgtttttttgtgggttttttttggggggggggttcccccctttttctccccaattgtatccggccaattaccccacttttctgagccaccCCATTCTctgtcccaccccctctgccgatccagggagggctgcagactaccacatggctcctccgatacatgtggagtctccagccacttcttttcacctgacagtgaggagtttcgccaggaggacatagcgtgtgggaggatcacgctattcccccccagttccacctcccccccgaacaggtgccccaaccaaccagaagaggcgctagtgcagcaaccaggacacatacccacatccagcttcccacctgcagacacagccaattctgtctgtagggacgcctgacccagcgatccccatgttggtaggcaacagaatacaccgccacgccacccggatgcccgagaTGGCAAATGTGATTGAAAGACACTGAGTTCATAAGGCTGCCTTTTAGATTTAGGGGGAACCTTTCATGTTCTCTGCGCTCACACCTCAATTCTCAGACACAGCAGGAAATTTGGCCCCGATAACCCCCTGCAAAGCACATACACCCCAATCCTCTCGGTGTTTCTATTTGCAGCAGATCCTTTGTGGTTAAGCAGAGTGCGCTACTGTGACTGAATTATTTAGGCTCTTCTCCCATACACGTTTCATAAATTTTCTAGGTCAGCTTGCATTTAAGCAGGAAATAGCATGGTCTATCCAACACGCTATAGTCTGTCCTGGATCTGCTCAGGGACTATACACGGGTCCCTGCCAGGCCCTCCCAGCCCTAAAAACATGGTGACAACTGTGTATTTATAAAAAATACATTATAATGAATTCAGATGCACAGCAACATAAGAATTATATCTTTGTTTCTAGAGGTCAAATAATGTGTGTTCAATTCAGGTTGTGAAATCTGAAACGATTACATTTGAGACCACGTATGAGGTACCAAGACCAAGATTTAGATGTGTTGGCTTGAAGACCACTGTAGTTAGGTCATACAGGGGACAGTGAAATTAACTATGGCTATGTTTCTTGTTTAAATACCACTTTTATTATGGTAAGTTGCAATCAGTGACATATCTGAAAGTACTGGATAGGATTTTTCTTGCACTGTTCTCAGTTCTACAGTGACCAACATGGAGGAGGTCGGACTCACATTGTGAGAGAGAATTCTACAGGGCCTGATTTTGGGAAATTTAATGGAAAAAGAAATAGCAGAGCAATCACAGATATAAATAAACATAGCCACAGAACGCCAAATTTTGATACTGTGATC
This genomic stretch from Lampris incognitus isolate fLamInc1 chromosome 5, fLamInc1.hap2, whole genome shotgun sequence harbors:
- the ppp2r2ca gene encoding protein phosphatase 2, regulatory subunit B, gamma a, producing MGEDAESPKINHSFLRDYVTEADVISTVEFNQNGDLLATGDKGGRVVIFQRQTESKGELEEAGDSGEYNVYSTFQSHEPDFDYLKSLEIEEKINKIRWLPQQNAAHFLLSTNDKTIKLWKVSERDKRPEGYNLKDEEGRIKDISTITSLQVPVLKSTDLMVEVRPRRVFANGHTYHVNSISVNSDGETYMSADDLRINMWHLGITDRSFNIVDIKPANMEDLTEVITAAEFHPQHCHLFVYSSSKGTLRLCDMRASALCDRHTKLFEEPEDPGSRSFFSEIISSVSDVKFSHSGRYLLTRDYLTAKVWDLNMDKGPVETYQVHEYLRSKLCSLYENDCIFDKFECVWNSTDSVIMTGAYNSFFRMFDRETGRGVTLEAWRESSKPRAVLRTRRVYTGGKRRRGDVGVDSLDFTKKILHMAWHPNENIIAIAATNNLYIFQDRVSPDTQTQ